In Paramisgurnus dabryanus chromosome 14, PD_genome_1.1, whole genome shotgun sequence, one genomic interval encodes:
- the optc gene encoding opticin, which yields MVVHTQTSKMSLYRTFLVLTLMGFSQSAPPVESDPYDLENYDVDADTWDLNTYGETYIYDDLDEEIEVVTSAPPPAVTQTSAVVYLEEVTLPPRSTKSPAPSTLDFRAPGLFGPDTGLGLPSCLLCVCISGSVYCDDSELTQIPPLPKDTTHFYARFNKITEVKAQDFINLNKLKRIDLSGNLISKVDEDAFRSLSHLQDLLLADNNIQVLPELPASLKHIDVQNNQLRSSGMHAEAFKEMKELQFLYLSNNKLDYIPVPLPESLRVLHLQNNNIQSISQDTFCNSHDMSYIRKALEDIRIDGNPVDINLYAQAYVCLPRIPVGTPV from the exons ATGGTCGTTCACACCCAAACATCAAAG ATGTCGCTGTACCGTACCTTTCTAGTTTTGACCCTGATGGGCTTCAGTCAAAGTGCCCCTCCAGTAGAGTCGGACCCATATGACCTGGAAAACTACGATGTGGATGCAGACACGTGGGACCTAAATACATACGGAGAGACCTATATTTATGATGACCTGGATGAGGAG ATTGAGGTTGTGACGTCGGCCCCGCCCCCTGCTGTCACTCAGACATCTGCTGTAGTTTATCTGGAGGAAGTTACACTGCCACCCCGATCAACAAAATCACCTGCCCCTTCCACCCTAGACTTCCGTGCACCGGGACTATTTGGACCTGACACGGGCTTGG GACTGCCTTCCTGtctgttgtgtgtgtgtatcagtgGCAGTGTGTACTGCGATGACTCAGAGCTCACTCAGATTCCTCCTCTCCCCAAAGACACCACACACTTCTACGCTCGCTTCAACAAGATCACTGAAGTCAAGGCCCAAGATTTCATCAATCTCA ATAAGCTGAAGAGAATTGACCTAAGTGGAAACCTGATTAGTAAAGTGGATGAGGATGCTTTCCGTTCACTGTCTCATCTCCAGGATCTTCTTTTGGCTGACAACAACATCCAGGTCCTGCCAGAACTCCCGGCCAGCCTGAAACACATCGATGTCCAGAATAACCAGCTGAGGAGTTCAGGCATGCATGCTGAGGCCTTTAAG GAAATGAAGGAACTGCAGTTTTTGTATCTGTCTAATAATAAGTTAGACTACATTCCTGTACCGTTACCCGAAAGCTTAAGAGTGCTTCACCTGCAG AACAACAATATTCAGAGCATAAGCCAAGACACTTTCTGTAACAGCCACGACATGAGCTACATACGAAAAGCCCTGGAAGACATTAGGATTGACGGCAACCCTGTAGACATCAATCTCTATGCCCAAGCTTACGTCTGCTTACCACGTATACCTGTTGGCACTCCGGTTTAG